Genomic DNA from Paludisphaera rhizosphaerae:
CGGCGGCTTCACCTCCAACTGCCCCAAGGAACGGCAGTACGCCATCGACCGCGCCAAGCGGTGCGCTGACCTTGCCGACGAGGTCGGCTGTAAGAACTACGTCCTCTGGCTGGCCCGCGAAGGGACGTACATCCGCGAGGCCAAGTGCGCCAAGACGGCCGTCGCCCGGATCGTCGACGCCTGGAACGCCATTCTGGAGCACAACAAGAACGTCCGGATCCTCGGCGAGGCCAAGCCCAACGAGCCGACCGATTCCGCTTATCTTCCCACCGTCGGCCACATGATGGCCGTCACCTACAAGACAATCGACCCGTCGCGTTCGGGCGTGTTGATCGAGAGCGCCCACTCGATCCTGGCCGGCCTCGACCCGGCCGACGACATGGCCTTCGCGCTCTACCACGGCAAGCTCTGGAGCGTGCACCTCAACGACCAGAACGGGCTGAAGTACGACCAGGACAAGACGTTCGGCTCGGTCGACCTGCGGCGGGCGTTCAACCAGGTCTGGACCCTGGACAAGAACGGCTTCGGCAAGAACGGCGAGTGCGTGGGCCTGGACGTCAAGGCCATGCGCACGACCACCTTCGAGGACTCGCTGCGGCACCTCGCCAACTCCAAGATCATGTTCCTCCGCCTCCTCGACATCGTCCGCGCCGTCGACGAGAAGGAAGTCGAAGCCCTTCGCGCTGAGAAGAAGTACGAGCAGCTTGAAATGCTGATTCTCGATATGCTGATGGGAAAGAAGAGCTGAGTCGCGTCCTGTTATACTGAGCGG
This window encodes:
- a CDS encoding TIM barrel protein → MSTPTKFRFTFGPWNISTGADPFGPPARKEMEYARKLKTYKELGFDGVQFHDDDIVPADLDWQATLKGTAEVKKILDGEGLFVEIIAPRLWEDPRTLDGGFTSNCPKERQYAIDRAKRCADLADEVGCKNYVLWLAREGTYIREAKCAKTAVARIVDAWNAILEHNKNVRILGEAKPNEPTDSAYLPTVGHMMAVTYKTIDPSRSGVLIESAHSILAGLDPADDMAFALYHGKLWSVHLNDQNGLKYDQDKTFGSVDLRRAFNQVWTLDKNGFGKNGECVGLDVKAMRTTTFEDSLRHLANSKIMFLRLLDIVRAVDEKEVEALRAEKKYEQLEMLILDMLMGKKS